Below is a window of Aeromonas veronii DNA.
CAACGTGATGAAAACCGGCTGTGCCCATATGAGCTGGGCCGAGGTGCTGCAGTTGATGGTGAGCTACACCGAGCAGGACTTGGCCAGCGAAAAGGCCGACTACTACCCCAGCCGCATCAAGCAGTGGTTCAGCTATCTCAAGCGGGAATATTCGGAAGCAGACCTGCTGTTTCAGGAGATCCGGGTACTCAAAGAGACAGATCCCATACGCGATGCCCTGCTGCAAGCGGCCAAAAACCACAGCTAACCACCTTTAACTTGACGCATATCATCTTGATAAACTTATCGGTTGCTTATACTGCCCGCCTGTCGTCTGTCCTGTGGGGGATAATGTGTGTGAAATGACGCAAGCACAGTTGACTGTCTGGCGTAATCGCCTGCTGTCCGACTGGGCTCAAGTACAAGAAACGCTGATCGAACAGCTCAAAGCCTGTCGCCGTGACGAGTGGGCCGAGCAGGCTGGCCACTGCGAGCAGGATCAACTGGTGGAACTGATCAGCCGGCTGGATCTGCCAAAGGTAGCGCCGAGTGTGGCCCGCCTCAAGCGGATCGACGCGGCACTTTGCCAGATGGATCTTGGCCTCTACGGACTCTGCTCCGATTGTGAAGAGCCGCTCTCCATTGCGCAGCTGGAACAGGATCCGACCCTGCAACGCTGCCCGCGCTGCGAAACCCGCTATCGCAAGGGATTCCACGCCCACGAACTGTGAGGGATGCGCCTCTGTGCATCCGCTCAACCCTCAGCACTGGTTACGCCATAGTGATCGCTATTAACAGCAGCAGATCCGCGGACTGGATGCAGATCTGATCAACGCCATCTTCCTGCCGGCCGATGATCACTGCGCGTCTGGCTGACTGGCAGGGGCGGCCTTGATAAAGGCTTGCAACTGTTCGCAGTTGGCGACGATGCGGCGGATAGTGGGGTAATCGTCCAGCGTCATGTCGTAGCGGCGGGCGTTGTAGACCTGGGGCACCAGCATGCAGTCGGCCAGGGTCACTTCGTTGCCAACACAGTAGACACCGGCGGTAGTCATCAACAGCTGTTCGAGGGCGGTGAAGGTCTCGTCAATCCAGTGGCGATACCAGCGGGCCTCCTGCTCCTCGTTGGCCCTGAAGTGCTCTTCCAGATAGCCCAGCACCCGCAGATTGTTGAGCGGGTGAATGTCGCAGGCGATCATGTTGACGATCTGGCGCACCCGGGCCCGCGCGTCGGGGGAAGAGGGCATCAGGGAGTAGGCGGGATAGGTTTCGTCAAGGTACTCCATGATGGCAACGGACTGACCGATCTGCAGATCGCCATCCACCAGAAACGGCACCAGCCCTTGCGGGTTGATCCGGCGATAGGCCTTCTCGCTCTGCTCGCCTTGCCGCAAATTGATGGGATGCTGCTCATAGGCGAGCCCCTTGAGCTGCAACACGATCCGCACCCGAAAACTTGCCGACGAACGCCAATAGCCAAACAACTGCAACATAATCTGTCCCTGCATCTTATCTGAGCCCGAAGCCCGGCAGGTGCTCGCCACCTGCCTCCTTGTGTATCCGGCACCGGTTGAGGGCTCGTCGTGATCCGGACATATCCCGAATAGGTTTGCCGCCAACCGGCGCTGGCCATCAACCTCCCTGACCGCTCGCTGATACCACCTGTTGAGAGATGGTGCCAAACAGGTTTTGGCCAGAGCGATCCTCCATCGCGATCGACACTCTATCACCAAACTGCAAATAGGGGGTTGTAGCTTGATCACAATCAAGAATCTCCAGCATGCGGCGCTCGGCGATGCAGGATGAACCGGCGCTGCGATCGTAGTTGGAGACGGTGCCCGAGCCGATGATGCAACCGGCACCAAGGGGACGGGTCTTGGCGGCGTGGGCAATCAGTTCGAAGAAGCTGAAGGTCATATCCACCCCGGCATCCGGTGCACCAAACAGGGCGCCGTTCAGATGGGTGCGCAGGGGCAGCAGCACCTTGCCATCGCGCCAGTCATCGCCGAGCTCTTCCGGGGTGATGGCCACCGGCGAGAAGCCGCTGGACGGTTTGGACTGGAAGAAGCCAAAGCCCTTGGCAAGCTCCCCCGGGATCAGGTTGCGCAGGCTCACATCGTTGACCAGCATCAGCAATTTGACGTGGCTGGCGGCCCCCTGCGGGCTCACCCCCATCGGCACATCGTCGGTGATGATGGCTACCTCCGACTCGAAATCAATCCCCCACTCTTCCGAACCCATGACAATCGGCCCGCGGGGAGCCAAAAAGCTGTCGGAGCCCCCCTGATACATCAGCGGATCGTGCCAGAAGCTCTCCGGCATCTCGGCGCCGCGCGCCTTGCGCACCAGCTCCACATGGTTGACGTAGGCGCTGCCATCGGCCCACTGATAGGCGCGCGGCAGCGGAGAGAGGCAAGACGCTTCGTCAAAGGGGAATACCTCGGCCGCGTGGCCCTCGTTAAGCTGCTGATAGACAGCCTCAAGCCTGGGGGCAACCTCGGCCCACTCGTCGAGGGCGGCCTGCAGGGTCGGGGCAATCTCGCTCACCCGCACCGCCCGGGTCAGATCCCGGCTCACTACCACCAAAGCGCCATCGCGCTTGCCATTGTTCAATGTTGCCAATTTCATAAGCGATTCCTTATTTGCCGGCAGCCGCGTCCGGGCGCTGCCAGCTGAAGACATACCGGGTGTTCTCGATCCCTTCGCACAGGCTGCTGACGTTCAGCGCATCGCGGGTATCGAGCATCACCGCCACCTCGTCGGTGAACTTCTTGGCATAGGCCTGCCCTGCCGCAAACGCCTTGGGATGGGGGCCGTGGGTGAATCCGGCGGGATGGAAGGTGACCATGCCCCGCTCGATATTGTCCCGGCTAAAGAAATCCCCGGCGTGGTAAAAGAGCACCTCATCGTAATCGTCATTGCTGTGATAGAAGGGCACCTTGAGGGCGCCGGGATCGCTCTCGATGGGGCGCGGCACGAAGGTACAAATCACGAAGCGGCTCGCCACAAAGGTCGAATGAGCCGACGGCGGCAGATGGTAGCGGTGGCTCATCAGCGGGCGGATATCCCGCCAGTTGAGGCGCACCACGCACAAGTCGCCGTGCCACCCTTGCGCATCCAGCGGGTTGAACGGCCAGGTGATGACCGACACCTGATCGTGGCGTTTCACCTGCAGCGACCAGGGATTCTCATCCTGCTGGGCCAAAAAGCGCTCGTTGATGGCGGGCACATCCAGCGCCGCCGGGTCGAAGATGGCGTGATTGCCCACCAGCCCCTTGTCCGGCAACTGGTAGCTGTCGTTGGTCGCCTCGATCATCAGGATGAACAGGGGCGCCGTCGGCTCGATACGCCACATGGTGCCACGGGGGATCACCACATAGTCGCCATCGCGCAGGGTCAGGTGGCCGTAGTCGCAGAAGAACTCGCCGCTCCCCTCGTGGATAAAGAGCAGCTCGTCGCCATCGGCATTGCGCACCAGAAACGGCATCGCCTCGGAGAGCCGCCAGATGCGATAGCGGCAGTGGGGGTTGCTGAGAATATCGGGAGCCACCCAGGGAGAGAGGGAACTCACCTCCTCCTGCAGGGCATTGAGGTCAAACAGCCGTGGCCGCAGCGGCCCTTCCCAACTGCGCCAGTCAGTGGGGGCATGCTTGTGGTGCATGTGGGTGGCGGGGCCGAAAAAGCCGCTGCGACCCAACTCGCGCTCATAGATGGCCTGTTCGGGCAGATCGGCATGGGCCTGCCGGGAGTGGGTCCCCTCCCTATGGGGGAAGTTAATCCAGTTACGCATCGCTCTCTCCCTCTTTGCGGGCACCCTTCTCATCCTCGCCGCCATCCAGCACGCCGCGGCGGATCTGGTCCAGCTCGATCGATTCAAACAGTGCCTTGAAATTGCCCTCACCAAACCCTTCGTTGCCCTTGCGCTGGATGATCTCGAAGAAGACCGGGCCAATCACGGTATCGGTGAAGATCTGCAACAGGATGCCATCCTTGGTGGGGGAGCCGTCGATGAGGATGCGCAGATCTTTGAGGGCAGCCAGATCCTCCTGATGCCCCTCGACCCGGCTGTTCACCTTCTCATAGTAGGTATCCGGGGTCGGCATAAAGCCGGTACCGCGGCTGCGCAGGGTGCGGATGGTCTGGTAGATATCGCTGGAGGCCATGGCGATGTGCTGGATCCCCTCCCCCTTGTACTGGCGCAGATACTCCTCGATCTGGGACTTGTCATCCGCCGACTCGTTGATGGGGATGCGGATCTTGCCGCAGGGGGCGGTCATGGCGCGCGAATGCAGCCCGGTCAGCTTGCCCTCGATATCGAAGTAGCGAATTTCACGGAAGTTGCCGATCCGCTCGTAGAAGTTGGACCAGACATCCATATTGCCGCGATGGACGTTGTGGGTCAGGTGATCGATCTCCATAAGACCGGCATCTACCTCCGCCATCCGGGCCTGCCAGTCGGGGTAGAAGACAAAATCCACGTCATAGATGGAGCCCTTGTCGCCATAGCGGTCGACAAAGGAGAGGGTGCTCTCGCCAATACCGTAGATGGCGGGAATATTGAGCTCCATCGGGCCAATCTTGCCGACAAAGGGCTTGGCCCCTTTGGCGATGGCGAACTGCTGGGCCTTGCCCGCATCGCTCACCCGAAATGCCATGCCGCAAACGCTCGGCCCGTGCAGGCTGGCAAACTGCTCCGCCTGGGAGTGAGGCTCGGCATTGACCACAAAGTTGATATCCCCCTGCCGGTAGAGCCAGCACTGCTTGTGTTTGTGCTTGGCAACCTCGGCAAACCCCAGCGAGACAAATAGGCTCTTGAGAGCGGCAATCCCATTGGCATCGGGGGCCGTGTACTCGACAAACTCGAAACCGTCCGTTCCTAACGGATTAATGCCTAACGGATTGATGGTGTGGGTGGCGGAAGAGGTGGCATTCATCGGGCGCTCCTTGCTCTTGATTCGGTTAAAACGGATTGCAGCACCCAGTGGCGCAGCAAGTGTTAACAACTTGTTTCATTAGAGGCAGGGCGTAGCAGGAAGAAAAGAGGCGGAATGCAGATAGTTTTTCGCAGCTGGCAGCAAAAGGATGTAAATGAATTGTGACAACAAAGCCGCAGCCTTGCGGATCAAACTATGACGACCCGTGCAGCTGTCAGCTTTGGCTTACAGCTGCCAGTTCTTAACCATCAGATGGGGCAAGCGGGCCCGGGCTTTTTGCAGTCGTGTTGTCGTCGGATTGATCAACCACGCCTCTTTCCCCAACCCCAGCAGCGGCAGATCGTGCAGGCTGTCGCTCAGAGCCAGCTCGGTATCGAGGGCGCAGATCTCCGGCAGCAGCTTGTGCTGACCGTGACAATAAAAGTGCGGCATCAGGCCACCAAGGCGGTAGTGCATCTGCGAGCCAATGATCCGGTGGGGCAACTGGCCGGGCAGTTGCTGATAGAGCTGGGCTCGCACCAGCGCGCAGGGACTGGCAGAGATCACCCAGCAGCGCGCCCCCTCACGTTGCAGCAGATCGCGCGCCTGACGATACAGCCCCGGCCTGGTGCGGCAATAGGCACGCACCAGCTTGCGCCAACCGAGAGGAGAGAGCCCGAGGGTGATGGCCCACCAGATAAGGGAGATACCGCGCCGCCGCTGGCTGGGAACAAGATAGACCACTCCACCTAGCGCAATCACCGGCAACAGCAGCAGCGGCCAGATCCGGCGGCGCAGGATATAGCGCAGCAGACCGGCGTGGCTGTCGCCGGGGGCCAGGGTGTCGTCAAAGTCGGCCAGGATCCACCGCGGTGCACGTCCGTCAGGATCACGCTCTTTCGCTGAATGGATAATGGTGTCAGACGCTGGGCGCATAAGCATCAGGGCGCAAGGGCTGCGATGGCTGCCGTGAGCTCGGGAGTGACAAATTCACTCCCCACATCGGGCGGGCAGACAAAGTCGAATGGCTCGCCCGCCAGGGTAAAGCTGAGCCGCCAGGCGTGCAGATAGCCTCGCTCGGCTGGCGTGCCGCCATAGCGCTCATCCCCGAGAATGGGGGCGCCGATGCTTTTGAGGGCAACCCGGATCTGGTGGGTCTTGCCGGTCTGGGGCTTGATGCGATAGAGCCGCAGCCCCTCGCGCACCGAGACCGAATCGAACCAGCTGATGGCGGGGTTTTCCAGCGTGCGCGCCAGCAGCCAGCTGCCGCCGCGCCCCTTTTGCATATCCCCCTTCACCCAACCCTGCTTCTTCTTGGGTTTGCGATCGGAGAGCGCCAGATACTGCTTGCTCACCTCACGGGCCGCAAAGGCCATGCTCAGTTCGCGGTTCGCCTCCGTGGTGCGGGCCAGCAGCACCAGACCGGAGGTCATCTTGTCGAGCCGGTGTACCGGATAGAGGGTAAGACCCGTATCGGCCTTCACGCAATTGACCAGCCCGGGATTGACCGACTCACCGTCGCCCTTCTCGTCATGCATGCCGATGCCGGGCTGCTTGTCGATAACCAGGAAAGCGGGATGCTCAAACAATATCCGGTACATAAAACCTCGGGAACTGGGGGATAAGGCACGCAACCAACGGCTGGCGGCGCTCGGGAGTGCTGCATTCTCCCTGCTCGTCCGCCATTTGGCAAACCGGGCGGACAGAGGATGAAAATAAAAAATGGCCCCGCCTGCAACAGGCGGGGCCATTTTCGCTCATCTTGGCAGATCACACCTTACACATTGCGCGGGCGCAGGTGAGCGTGCCAGCGCGCTTCCCACTTCTTGAACAGCCAGACGATGACAAAGGTGAGCAGCATATAGAGCAGCCCCGCGGTCAAAAAGGCCTCGAACGGACTGTAGTAGCGGGAGTTGATGATCCGCGCCGCGCCGGTCAGATCGACGATGGTGATGATGCCCGCCACCGCCGAGCCTTGCAGCATGAAGATCACCTCGTTGCTGTAGGCAGGCAGCGCCCGGCGAAACGAGTTGGGCAGAATGATCCGGGTCAGGGTCTGCCAGCGGGTCATGCCAAAGGCGTTGGCCGCCTCAATCTGGCCACGCGGCATGTTGTGCACCGCTCCGCGCACGATCTCAGCGGTATAGGCGCCGGTGTTGAGGGTGAAAGCCAGCAGCGCGCAGAACCAGGCCTCGGAGAAGAGCGACCAGGCAGCACTGTTCTTCAGCCACTCCCATTGGGCAGCGCCGTAGTAGATGATAAAGAGCTGCACCAGCAGCGGAGTGCCGCGAAAGAAGTAGATGTAGGCCCAGATCGGCCCCTTGATCAGCCAGTTGCGGCTATTGCGCAAAATGCCCAGGGGAATCGCGATCATCAGGCCAAGCAGCAGGGAGAGAGCCACCAGCCAGACCGTGGTGTAGAGACCCTCCCAGTAGGTGGGCCACTCTTTGAGAATGATTGAGAAATCCATGGCTTACCTCGTTTTGATGGCGTAGTGACGCTCGGCCCACTTGAGCGCCGAGGTGGAGACTGCGGTGAAGATCAGGAAGATCAGCGCCACCGCCATGTAGAAGGTGAAGGGTTGCTGGGTCGAGCCCGCCGCCAACGAGGCTTTGCGCACCATGTCATCAAGGCCGATGATGGAGACCAGCGCGGTGGTTTTCAGCAGCACCAGCCAGTTGTTGCCAAACCCCGGCAAAGCGTGGCGCATCATCTGGGGGAAGAGGATCCGCACAAACACCTGGGTTGCCCGCATGCCAAAAGCCCGTGCGGCCTCCAGCTCACCTTTGTCCACCGCCAGAATGGCGCCGCGAAAGGTCTCGGTCATGTAGGCGCCGAAGATAAAAC
It encodes the following:
- a CDS encoding conjugal transfer protein TraR gives rise to the protein MTQAQLTVWRNRLLSDWAQVQETLIEQLKACRRDEWAEQAGHCEQDQLVELISRLDLPKVAPSVARLKRIDAALCQMDLGLYGLCSDCEEPLSIAQLEQDPTLQRCPRCETRYRKGFHAHEL
- the maiA gene encoding maleylacetoacetate isomerase: MLQLFGYWRSSASFRVRIVLQLKGLAYEQHPINLRQGEQSEKAYRRINPQGLVPFLVDGDLQIGQSVAIMEYLDETYPAYSLMPSSPDARARVRQIVNMIACDIHPLNNLRVLGYLEEHFRANEEQEARWYRHWIDETFTALEQLLMTTAGVYCVGNEVTLADCMLVPQVYNARRYDMTLDDYPTIRRIVANCEQLQAFIKAAPASQPDAQ
- a CDS encoding fumarylacetoacetate hydrolase family protein — translated: MKLATLNNGKRDGALVVVSRDLTRAVRVSEIAPTLQAALDEWAEVAPRLEAVYQQLNEGHAAEVFPFDEASCLSPLPRAYQWADGSAYVNHVELVRKARGAEMPESFWHDPLMYQGGSDSFLAPRGPIVMGSEEWGIDFESEVAIITDDVPMGVSPQGAASHVKLLMLVNDVSLRNLIPGELAKGFGFFQSKPSSGFSPVAITPEELGDDWRDGKVLLPLRTHLNGALFGAPDAGVDMTFSFFELIAHAAKTRPLGAGCIIGSGTVSNYDRSAGSSCIAERRMLEILDCDQATTPYLQFGDRVSIAMEDRSGQNLFGTISQQVVSASGQGG
- a CDS encoding homogentisate 1,2-dioxygenase, whose product is MRNWINFPHREGTHSRQAHADLPEQAIYERELGRSGFFGPATHMHHKHAPTDWRSWEGPLRPRLFDLNALQEEVSSLSPWVAPDILSNPHCRYRIWRLSEAMPFLVRNADGDELLFIHEGSGEFFCDYGHLTLRDGDYVVIPRGTMWRIEPTAPLFILMIEATNDSYQLPDKGLVGNHAIFDPAALDVPAINERFLAQQDENPWSLQVKRHDQVSVITWPFNPLDAQGWHGDLCVVRLNWRDIRPLMSHRYHLPPSAHSTFVASRFVICTFVPRPIESDPGALKVPFYHSNDDYDEVLFYHAGDFFSRDNIERGMVTFHPAGFTHGPHPKAFAAGQAYAKKFTDEVAVMLDTRDALNVSSLCEGIENTRYVFSWQRPDAAAGK
- the hppD gene encoding 4-hydroxyphenylpyruvate dioxygenase encodes the protein MNATSSATHTINPLGINPLGTDGFEFVEYTAPDANGIAALKSLFVSLGFAEVAKHKHKQCWLYRQGDINFVVNAEPHSQAEQFASLHGPSVCGMAFRVSDAGKAQQFAIAKGAKPFVGKIGPMELNIPAIYGIGESTLSFVDRYGDKGSIYDVDFVFYPDWQARMAEVDAGLMEIDHLTHNVHRGNMDVWSNFYERIGNFREIRYFDIEGKLTGLHSRAMTAPCGKIRIPINESADDKSQIEEYLRQYKGEGIQHIAMASSDIYQTIRTLRSRGTGFMPTPDTYYEKVNSRVEGHQEDLAALKDLRILIDGSPTKDGILLQIFTDTVIGPVFFEIIQRKGNEGFGEGNFKALFESIELDQIRRGVLDGGEDEKGARKEGESDA
- a CDS encoding haloacid dehalogenase-like hydrolase, translated to MLMRPASDTIIHSAKERDPDGRAPRWILADFDDTLAPGDSHAGLLRYILRRRIWPLLLLPVIALGGVVYLVPSQRRRGISLIWWAITLGLSPLGWRKLVRAYCRTRPGLYRQARDLLQREGARCWVISASPCALVRAQLYQQLPGQLPHRIIGSQMHYRLGGLMPHFYCHGQHKLLPEICALDTELALSDSLHDLPLLGLGKEAWLINPTTTRLQKARARLPHLMVKNWQL
- a CDS encoding TIGR01621 family pseudouridine synthase, with product MYRILFEHPAFLVIDKQPGIGMHDEKGDGESVNPGLVNCVKADTGLTLYPVHRLDKMTSGLVLLARTTEANRELSMAFAAREVSKQYLALSDRKPKKKQGWVKGDMQKGRGGSWLLARTLENPAISWFDSVSVREGLRLYRIKPQTGKTHQIRVALKSIGAPILGDERYGGTPAERGYLHAWRLSFTLAGEPFDFVCPPDVGSEFVTPELTAAIAALAP
- a CDS encoding ABC transporter permease, translating into MDFSIILKEWPTYWEGLYTTVWLVALSLLLGLMIAIPLGILRNSRNWLIKGPIWAYIYFFRGTPLLVQLFIIYYGAAQWEWLKNSAAWSLFSEAWFCALLAFTLNTGAYTAEIVRGAVHNMPRGQIEAANAFGMTRWQTLTRIILPNSFRRALPAYSNEVIFMLQGSAVAGIITIVDLTGAARIINSRYYSPFEAFLTAGLLYMLLTFVIVWLFKKWEARWHAHLRPRNV
- a CDS encoding ABC transporter permease, producing MFDLKGYEASLLEGAWVTLEVALASLLLALLLGMLGALAKLSPYKWARAIATGYTTIIRGIPDLVLMMLLFFGGQVLINGICTWVNETYNSWLLESNPNQEWVSLLPDYIDISPFVAGVATIGFIFGAYMTETFRGAILAVDKGELEAARAFGMRATQVFVRILFPQMMRHALPGFGNNWLVLLKTTALVSIIGLDDMVRKASLAAGSTQQPFTFYMAVALIFLIFTAVSTSALKWAERHYAIKTR